In Gordonia sp. SID5947, the sequence TTCGACGAAGCCAAGTTCCTTGCCGACACGACGTCGTTTATCGAGGCTGCGTTCGGCAGCTCAAGCACCTCCTTCAGAGCCGCCAGCTTCAGTGGGCTTGGAGCGACCTTCCGTCAGGCTAAATTCGCGAGTGACACCACGATCTTCGCATTTGTCAACTTTGAGACGACGCACCTCTGCGAGTTCGACGACCCAGGCGCGTGGAAGAACATGGTGTTCGACTGGGACGAAGATCTGAGCAAAAAGCCCGACCGCGTTGTACCTGCTGAGTGGCCTCCGCGTGTCAGTAGGCCCAATGATGAAGCCGCAACTAGCACCTAGCGTTGTCCCATCTCCTTGTCACCCGCGAGGGTCGCCGGTGACCTCTGCCGATCCAAGTTTGGATTCCAGCCGGGATAACGGAGTTCCCGCCGATGCGCCGGGGCCCGGGGGTGACCGCGATCGCGGTGGCGATGGCGGTCGTTCCTGTTGCCCATGCGGGTCAGCCGGCGCACTCGGCGTAGATGTCGGTATTGGGGGCAAACACACGATGACGGCCGAGGTCCTCCAGGGGCCCTGAGGGCACCCAAGTCAGCCGGACCGGATCAGTCCGGGTCGAGCCGTCGGAACTGGTGGTGGTCATCATTCTGTGGTAACTCGCGCGATGCTAGCGGTCGCTTTCGATCACTTTGTTTAGCCAGAGCAGACTCCCACCAAACGCCGGCGCCGCAGCCAGTAGCGACTCAGGGACTGACCGGCACGCTGCGTAGGTTAGGGCTCCCGCAGCTACCGCAACGATCATGGCGATCATGATCAGTAGCGCAGACCGGGCGGTGAGAATGTACTCAGTTGGTTTCTTCGAACCCGCCGTCATCGCGTGCTCCATTCGTTTGTATGACCAGAGGTTGTAACCTCGTAGGTCGACGACAAGGAGACACCCCACGCTATTTCCCCAGGTAGAGCCTAGAAAATTCTTTTTGAAGAAATCCGTGGGGTGAACGGTCCGGGCGTATATACAAGGTGTCGACTGTGCTTTTCCGGTCGACTCGACGAGCTTGCGAGGAGAGCGAGTGGAAAGGCCCAGCCGAGACCTGGCAAGGGATCGGCGATAGGAACGGTGCCCGAACGGAGGTGAGTGCGGGGTGGCTGGGAGTTCGGGTCCAGACGATGATCTACAACCCGCACATGGGTATAGCGCCAGCTGTGTTTGCGAAGAAGACGACCCTGGCTCCTGTGGGTGGTGTCTTGCTAACCCCGGCGATGCGCTCACGCTCTCGACCGCCGAGCTCGCGGATGGTGAAGCTACGCCGGACCAGCAGGACGAGATCTCGGAGCGAGAAGAGCGACTCCTACGACTTGCCGCGGACCGAGAGACCTTCGAACGTCTCCTCGCCGGAGGTTTCGCGGGCCGAGATTGGGACCGCTACGCCGAAGCATTGGCCGGCTACGGCATGGCGGTCATGAACGCCTGGCTATTCACTGGATACATTTTTGCGTTGACCGCAGCTAAGAATCGGCGCGTGCAACCGACCGACGAGGACCGCGACGCGCTACGCACGACACCCACGTTGCGCGAGGAGATCTCCGACGCAGTTGTGGTGCAAGCACTCATCCTGTTCCGGACGAAAGCGCTTGCTGGCAGTGGCTGGAACCCAGAAGGTGGCGCCTCGATCACCACGTACTTCATGGGCGCCTGTGTGCTGAGTTTCGCCAACGAGTTCAATCGCCACCAGCGCGCCGAGAACCGGTGGAGGAGCATCAATCGGATGGACGCCCTTCCAGACGACGCGGGCTTCATGTGGTCAACAAGCACCAGCGATCCAGCCGGGATAGCAGCGGAGAACGACTTTGTTACGCGGTTGATGGACAGCCTGTCGACCCGCGAAAAGGAAATGTTGAAACTCCACCTCGAAGGCTATGACTTCGCTGAGATCGCCGAGATCACAGGTGATAAATCCGCGAGAAAGGTGGAGGGCGTGCTCTACCGGATGCGCAAGAAACTCAAGGGCAACAATCAACAGCCAGAGGCGGAGGAGGTGACCCGCGATGAGTGAGCAACACGAGGACATAGAAGCCCTGATCGAGCGGTCATCACTAGGTACTGCGGGCGCGCGAGCTCTTCGGAAACGCACCCCGTCAGACGTCACCCGCGAGATTCGTCGACAAGCATCGATCATCGACACAACTGCACACGATGCGCCGTCCTCGCCGCCAAAAGAGACTAGCGGTACAAGTGACGATTCTACGTGGATGGCCGAACTCATCACTACAGCGGTGGCAGCTGTGGACGATAGTGATTCACGCCGATCGGGACCGGTTCAGACGGAGCAGATGTTGGCGCGGCGACAGCCATCTAATCGGTATCCGGTGAGGCTGGCGGGTGTTGAGCTGGACGAGGCGGTTCGCGCTGCAGGGCAGGGCGATCGTGTCGCGCTCACGTCAGTTCTCGAGAGTGTGAAGGGTCCGATCTTGCGCTATTGCCGAGGGCGAATTGGAGTCGGAGAGCGGCATTTGTTCTCCGCCGACCATATCGCGCAGGAGGTGTTGCTGGCGGTGTTGACAGCATTGCCCCGGTATCAGGACCAGGGCAGGCCGTTCATGGCCTTCGTATACGGGATCGCCGCCCACAAGGTCGCTGACGCCAAGCGCATCGCCGGCCGGGTCAGGGTCGAGACCGTAGTCGCGGTTCCCGAGGCGGTGTCGGCCACCGACGGACCCGACCGGATGACTTCCAACTCCGACACCGACCGCATGCTGGCGCTCCTCCGGACATTGCCGGACAAACAGCGGGATGTGCTGTTGCTGCGGCTGGTTGACGGTTTGTCGCTGGAAGAGACGGCCGACGCGGTTGGCGCTACCCCGGGTCAGGTCCGTGCCGCACAGCACCGCGCGTTGGCGACGCTCAAAGAGGAACTCAAAAAGGCGCCGGAGCAATTGTCGACAGTGCGTGAGCGCCGCGAACTGTGATGGCAGGGCACTGAGCTACTCGCTAACGACACGGGGATGATAGTACCCGCGTTTCTGGACACCGCCCGGAGTGAGAGCACGTGACAGACCCAACGGTGCCACACCGACCGCGCACCGGCCAGGGCTGGGAAAAACTCGTGGGTTCAGGCAGCATCCAACCCCTGGACAGGGAGGTTGACTGATGTGGGGATGGCTCGCGCTGATCGTGGTGCCGCTGCTGGTGTGGCAGATCGTCGGCCCGAAAGGGCTGGGGCGGAACGTATCAGTGACTCCCTTCCTGTGGGTCGAGCGCTTCGGCGATGGAGTCCAGTGTGCGCGGGCTGCTGGCCTGCCATGCAGACTTGAGGCGCGAGGCTTCCGACGGGGTGAGCGCCCGACCCAGGAGGCCTCCGAAAATGAGGGACACCGCCACGATCCCGTCCAGGGACACCTCGTCGCCAGTCGGGGGAGTGGCAAGGTATCCGCAGTCAGCCAGCGCAGCATCCAACACGACCCGGTAGGACGTGGCGGTCACCTGGGCAACCGCAACCAGGTTGTCGTGGGTCGGTAGGGCGCGAATCTCCTTGCGCCACAGGTTTAGATTCATTCGGCTCATGCCGATCTTTGTTGCGATCGCCCCATCCGACAGTCCGGAGCGGCGCTTGTAGTCGTCGACGATGCCGGCGAGGGAGTGTCCCATTTGCGGTGTCACAGTCTCACCTTCGCTGCCACTACGACGACTGTCAAGTAACGCTAGCCTAGCGGTGTAAACTGTTACTTTACATAACGTACGTTATCGGCTCTAAAAGGAGACGAGTCGAAACAGATGAGAGAACTCGGCCCTCGGCATCTTGAGTAACTGTGCCGGTCGGGTCAGCGTGCCGGTTGTCGTTGACGCTCAGCGTCTTAGTCCTCGCACGTCACCGTTGGTTTCTCCAAACAGATGAGAGATTCTCGCGTCAGTCTGCAGCCGCCAGAGCCGAGTTGGAGTGCGTAACGGGCCTAAGGTGGGTCTCGTGACAGTCGACGAGTGCGAGTCAGGAGGGCTCTCAGTGAGAACTCTCCTGCGGTCAACAGAAACGGTATGAGGGACGAGTATGACGGTACTTACGTGTGAGGGATGCGAGGAGCCGATCGAAGATGAGAGCTCCCATCTCGACTTCAACGGGGAGGACTGGCACGAGGCCTGTTTCGAGGTCAGCGGGTCCCCGTCGTATTGCTGCGGAGCGATCTACGAATCCGGTGAAGTCGTCTGTGCGAGCTGCGGTGATCCGCTGTAGCGGCTGGAAACATCTGGCATTCGCGAGGACAGCACGGCGGCTAAAGCTCCATTTCGTCCTCAGCCTCGCACCAATGATCGCCATCGTGTCCGGTCTCTAGACGACAAAACAGACCCCCAACTTCCTTCCGTCCGTACGGGAGGTACAGCGGTTTGAGACGAGAGACCGATGGAACTTTCGGACAGGTGGTGCAACGCTCTCGCCGGACGGTGACGGCGAGCAGGCGGTGCGGTGGCAGGAGGTCGCGGCAGCTTTCGGCGCGGTCTACCACCCCGCGATGGAATGGCACGCGATATCGACCGATCTCAACGCCGGCGGGAACATGTGGGGCGAGGCGCGCAGCAAACATCTGGCAAGCTGATGCGGACAACACTGCATTCATCGAGGAGAGCTCGCTCATGGCCACAGTGCGGCGCATCGTTCCGGTCATCGTGGCCGCGGCAGTCCTCGGAGCTGCTGGTTGTTCCTCAGACGACACGGCCGAAACTTCAGATCAGTCAACGTCGATGCACGCGTCAGTCGGGGCGGACGCGACCCCCACCGTCGATGCAGCAAATCCAGGTTCGACCGAGCTGGACGCGGCGGCCGTGTGCGAGAAGATCGTCGAGTTAAAGGTCGGGGCGAATTGCACAGAGTCCGAGCCCACGGGGCTCGGCATCGGCGCCACCGAGAAGTAC encodes:
- a CDS encoding sigma-70 family RNA polymerase sigma factor gives rise to the protein MAGSSGPDDDLQPAHGYSASCVCEEDDPGSCGWCLANPGDALTLSTAELADGEATPDQQDEISEREERLLRLAADRETFERLLAGGFAGRDWDRYAEALAGYGMAVMNAWLFTGYIFALTAAKNRRVQPTDEDRDALRTTPTLREEISDAVVVQALILFRTKALAGSGWNPEGGASITTYFMGACVLSFANEFNRHQRAENRWRSINRMDALPDDAGFMWSTSTSDPAGIAAENDFVTRLMDSLSTREKEMLKLHLEGYDFAEIAEITGDKSARKVEGVLYRMRKKLKGNNQQPEAEEVTRDE
- the shbA gene encoding RNA polymerase sigma factor ShbA; protein product: MRLAGVELDEAVRAAGQGDRVALTSVLESVKGPILRYCRGRIGVGERHLFSADHIAQEVLLAVLTALPRYQDQGRPFMAFVYGIAAHKVADAKRIAGRVRVETVVAVPEAVSATDGPDRMTSNSDTDRMLALLRTLPDKQRDVLLLRLVDGLSLEETADAVGATPGQVRAAQHRALATLKEELKKAPEQLSTVRERREL